A portion of the Gammaproteobacteria bacterium genome contains these proteins:
- a CDS encoding hypothetical protein (Evidence 5 : Unknown function), protein MKKEITKKIVKKMIKGSEAKDVKLDKKMMGNAVLKAKMKKKDCK, encoded by the coding sequence ATGAAAAAAGAAATAACCAAGAAGATAGTAAAAAAGATGATTAAAGGCTCTGAAGCTAAAGACGTGAAGCTTGATAAAAAGATGATGGGCAACGCTGTGCTTAAGGCTAAAATGAAGAAGAAGGACTGCAAATAA
- a CDS encoding hypothetical protein (Evidence 5 : Unknown function) — translation MVTNLHAMAFAANANRNNKFEHAKTRALFVTSPLKAKKTTAKKHDWAETKLQIDLSGDGKIGTVK, via the coding sequence ATGGTTACCAATCTACACGCAATGGCATTTGCCGCGAACGCGAACAGAAACAACAAATTCGAACATGCGAAAACACGTGCGCTCTTCGTAACCTCCCCACTCAAAGCAAAGAAAACTACGGCAAAAAAACACGATTGGGCTGAAACAAAGCTACAAATAGACTTGAGCGGCGACGGTAAAATAGGAACAGTTAAA